The Eleginops maclovinus isolate JMC-PN-2008 ecotype Puerto Natales chromosome 24, JC_Emac_rtc_rv5, whole genome shotgun sequence genome contains a region encoding:
- the dock9b gene encoding dedicator of cytokinesis protein 9 isoform X2, translated as MASAPPEARKFARGLNKPGTAAELRQSVSEAVRTSVLMVKPKIIEPLDYENVILQRKTQIISDGLRDMLQFPTDDFQISTLKRQGRTLFSTVPETAEKEAHSLFVQECIQTYKSDWHVVNYKYEEYSGDFRQLPNKVSRPEKLAAHLFEVDEDVEKDEDTASLGSQKGGVSKHGWLYKGNMNSAISVTMRSFKRRYFHLAQLGDGSYNLNFYKDENTSKDPKGTIFLDSCMGVVQNSKVRRFAFELKMQDKSTFLLAADSEAEMEEWIGTLNKILHSSFEQAMQEKRNGDLHDDEELGKADLSSGSFQDSFQTARDIESKMRSEARLKLFTLDPDTQKLDFSGIEPDVRQFEEKFGKRVLVSCHDLSFNLQGCVAENEEGPTTNVEPFYVVLSLFDVQNSRKISADFHVDLNHPLVRQMTSGSGNKQDLHINGSSDGPLRHTSGLPVDSLQYPRQGVFSVTCPHPEIFLVARIEKVLQGGITHCTEPYTKSSDSAKMAQKVLKNAKTACSRLGQYRMPFAWAARPVFKDASGTLDKSSRFSALYRQDSSKLSDEDMFKLLTDFRKPEKMSKLPVLLGNLDVTIDSVAPDVTNCVTSSYIPVKNFEGNGNGGALLEVEEFVPCIAKCSQPFTIYKNHLYVYPKHLKYDGQKSFAKARNIAVCIEFKDSDEDEAQPVKCIYGHPGGPLFTKQAYATVLHHQQNPEFYDEIKIELPTQLHEKHHLLFTFYHVSCDSNSKKKDLVEAPVGSAWLPLLRDGRVIMNEQLLPVAANLPAGYLGSQDGINKHSGSEIKWVDGGKPLFKLATHLVSTVYTQDQHLHNFFHHCQIMEMSEQASEGELVKYLKSLHAMEGHVMVNFLPTILNQLFCVLTRATHEDVAVNMTRVMVHVVAQCHEEGLEHYLRSYIKFVFKPESYSSTNVKTVHEELAKAMTAILKPSTDFLTSNKLLKYSWYFFEALVKSMAHYLIESGKVKLARIQRFSASFHHAVETLVNMLMPHITQKYKDNLDAARNANHSLAVFIKRCFTFMDRGFVFKQINNYMNCFMPGDPKTLYEFKFEFLRVVCNHEHYVPLNLPMPFGKGRIQRFQDLQLDYSLTDDFCRNHFLVGLLLREVGGALQEFREIRQIAIQVLKGLMIKHTFDDRYAAKNQQARLATLYLPLFGLLQENVYRLDIKESAVLSNHSNAREDSLVPHSMVTPQKPGNCIENALHKDVFGVISGTASPHSSTPNVSSVHHADSRGSLVSTDSGNSLLDKSSDKTNSLEKNQCVSTLGSSVLRCDKLDRDEIKNLLIGFLHILKSMSEEALFAYWNKAAPLELMDFFTLIEVCLHQFRYMGKRFIVRSHEGMGPVAPDRKSLTLPVSRNRAGILHARLQQLGTLENAHTFNNMYSHTEADVSSQCLLEANVSTEVCLTVLDTLSIFIMGFKTQLNSDLGHNPLMKKVFQVHLCFLQIPQSEAALKQVFTSLRTFIYKFPCTFFDGRADMCASLCYEILKCCNSKLSSIRSDAAHLLYFLMKSNFDYTGRKSFVRTHLQVVIAVSQLIADVIGIGGTRFQQSLSIINNCANSDKSIKHTAFPSDVKDLTKRIRTVLMATEQMKEHENDPEMLVDLQYSLAKSYTSTPELRKTWLDSMARIHHKNGDLSEAAMCYVHVAALVAEYLWRKGMFRQGCSAFRVITPNIDEEAAMMEDVGMQDVHFNEEVLMELLEECADGLWKAERYELIADVYRLIIPIYEQRRDFEKLTHLYDTLHRAYTKVMEVMHSGKRLLGTYFRVAFFGQGFFEDEDGKEYIYKEPKFTPLSEISQRLLKLYSDKFGQENVKIIQDSGKVNPKDLDSKYAYIQVTHVTPHLDDKELEDRKTDFEKSHNIRRFVFETPFTVSGKKQGGVEEQCKRRTVLTTTHCFPYVKKRIAVMYQHQTDLSPIEVAIDEMSVKVAELRLLCSASEVDMIRLQLKLQGSISVQVNAGPLAYARAFLDDSSAKKYPDNKVKQLKEVFRQFVDACGQALGVNERLIKEDQQEYHDEMKANYRDLARELSNIMHEQINPVEDGNRSTLSDSMGIFNAISGTPTSATPHGSTTIL; from the exons GTAAAGCCGAAGATCATTGAGCCCCTGGACTATGAGAATGTGATCCTGCAGAGGAAGACCCAGATCATCAGTGATGGCCTGCGGGACATGCTGCAGTTCCCCACAGACGACTTCCAG ATCTCCACCCTGAAGCGCCAGGGTAGGACTCTGTTCTCCACCGTGCCAGAGACTGCGGAGAAAGAAGCTCACTCACTGTTTGTCCAAGAG tgtaTCCAAACCTACAAGTCTGACTGGCATGTGGTCAACTACAAGTATGAGGAGTATTCTGGAGACTTCCGCCAGCTCccaaa CAAAGTGTCAAGACCAGAGAAACTGGCAGCTCACCTGTTTGAGGTGGATGAAGATGTGGAAAAAGACGAG GACACAGCCTCTCTGGGATCTCAGAAGGGAGGAGTGTCTAAACACGGCTGGCTGTACAAAGGCAACATGAACAGTGCCATCAGTGTTACCATGCGG TCCTTCAAGAGGAGGTACTTCCATCTGGCCCAGCTGGGGGACGGATCCTACAACCTCAACTTCTATAAGGATGAGAACACCTCCAAGGACCCCAAAGGAACCATCTTCCTGGACTCATGCATGGGGGTGGTTCAG AACAGCAAAGTGCGCCGGTTCGCCTTTGAGCTGAAGATGCAGGATAAGAGCACGTTCCTGCTGGCTGCGGACAGCGAGGCGGAGATGGAGGAGTGGATCGGCACGCTCAACAAGATCCTGCACAGCAGCTTCGAGCAGGCCATGCAGGAGAAGAGGAACGGAGACCTGCATGACG ATGAGGAGCTCGGAAAAGCAGACCTCTCCTCCGGAAGTTTTCAAGACAGCTTTCAG ACTGCCAGAGACATTGAGTCCAAAATGAGGAGTGAAGCTCGTCTGAAGCTGTTCACTCTGGACCCTGACACTCAG AAACTGGACTTCTCTGGCATTGAGCCTGACGTGCGGCAGTTTGAAGAGAAGTTTGGGAAGAGAGTCCTGGTCAGCTGTCACGACCTGTCCTTCAACCTGCAGGGCTGCGTGGCAGAGAATGAAGAGGGACCCACAACTAAT GTGGAGCCTTTCTACGTGGTCCTGTCGCTCTTCGACGTCCAGAACAGTAGAAAGATCTCGGCAGACTTCCACGTGGATCTCAACCACCCTCTGGTCAGACAGATGACATCAGGTTCAGGTAACAAGCAGGACTTGCACATCAATGGAAGCAGCGATGGCCCTCTCAGACACACCAGTGGGCTCCCAGTGGACTCTCTACAGTACCCCAGACAGGGGGTCTTCTCAGTCACGTGCCCCCATCCTGAGATCTTCTTAGTGGCCAGGATTGAGAAGGTCCTGCAGGGGGGGATCACCCACTGCACTGAACCTTACACGAAGAGCTCAGACTCCGCCAAG ATGGCTCAAAAGGTGCTGAAGAATGCTAAGACGGCCTGCAGCAGACTGGGACAGTACAGGATGCCGTTTGCCTGGGCTGCAAG gcctGTGTTCAAAGATGCATCAGGAACTTTGGACAAAAGCTCTCGCTTCTCAGCACTTTACAGACAGGACAGCAGCAAGCTGTCAGACGAGGACATGTTCAAACTACTGACTGACTTCAGAAA ACCAGAGAAAATGTCCAAACTCCCCGTGCTCTTAGGGAACCTAGATGTAACTATTGACAGCGTGGCTCCGGATGTAACAA ATTGCGTCACCTCCTCCTACATCCCTGTGAAGAACTTTGAAGGCAACGGGAATGGCGGCGCTCtcctggaggtggaggagtttgTGCCCTGCATCGCTAAGTGCTCCCAGCCATTCACCATCTATAAAAACCACCTCTACGTGTACCCGAAACACCTGAAATATGACGGACAGAAATCCTTTGCTAAG GCTAGGAATATTGCAGTTTGCATTGAATTCAAGGATTCTGATGAGGATGAAGCCCAGCCAGTGAAG TGCATCTACGGTCATCCTGGAGGTCCTCTATTCACCAAGCAGGCGTATGCCACCGTCCTGCACCATCAGCAGAACCCTGAGTTCTATGATGAG ATAAAGATAGAGCTGCCTACTCAGCTGCATGAGAAGCACCACCTTCTCTTCACCTTCTATCACGTTAGCTGTGACAGCAACAGCAAGAAGAAAGACCTGGTGGAGGCTCCAG TGGGTTCAGCATGGCTGCCTCTGCTGAGGGATGGCAGAGTCATCATGAATGAACAGCTGCTGCCAGTGGCTGCCAATCTGCCCGCTGGGTACCTGGGCTCCCAGGATGGGATCAACAAG CACTCTGGCTCGGAGATCAAATGGGTAGACGGCGGAAAGCCTCTGTTCAAATTGGCGACTCATCTTGTTTCCACAGTTTACACTCAG GATCAGCATTTGCAcaacttcttccaccactgtcaGATCATGGAGATGTCAGAACAAGCTTCAGAGGGAGAGCTGGTGAAATACCTGAAG AGTCTCCATGCGATGGAGGGTCACGTGATGGTCAACTTTCTGCCCACCATCCTCAACCAGCTGTTCTGCGTCCTAACCAGAGCCACACATGAGGACGTGGCTGTCAATATGACtag GGTGATGGTTCATGTTGTAGCACAGTGCCATGAGGAAGGGCTCGAACATTACCTGAGATCTTATATCAAG tttGTGTTCAAGCCGGAGTCTTACTCCTCCACCAATGTGAAAACAGTCCATGAGGAGCTAGCTAAAGCCATGACAGCCATTCTCAAGCCCTCCACAGACTTCCTGACCAGCAACAAGCTGCTCAAG TACTCGTGGTACTTCTTTGAAGCTCTGGTGAAATCAATGGCTCATTATCTCATAGAGAGCGGTAAGGTTAAG CTCGCCAGGATCCAACGTTTTTCAGCGTCCTTCCACCATGCGGTGGAGACTCTGGTGAATATGCTGATGCCACacatcacacagaaatacaaGGACAACCTGGACGCGGCTCGCAATGCCAATCACAGCCTGGCAGTGTTCATCAAG CGCTGCTTCACCTTCATGGACAGAGGCTTCGTATTCAAGCAGATCAACAACTACATGAACTGTTTCATGCCTGGAGACCCAAAG ACTTTGTATGAATTCAAGTTCGAGTTCCTGCGGGTCGTCTGCAACCATGAGCATTATGTCCCCCTCAATCTGCCCATGCCCTTTGGAAAAGGCAGAATTCAAAGGTTCCAAG ATCTCCAGCTGGACTATTCTCTGACGGATGACTTCTGTCGAAACCACTTCCTGgtggggctgctgctgagggaggtgGGTGGGGCTCTTCAGGAGTTCCGAGAGATCCGTCAGATCGCCATCCAGGTGCTAAAGGGGCTGATGATCAAACACACGTTCGACGACCGCTATGCTGCAAAA AACCAGCAGGCCAGACTTGCCACTCTCTACCTCCCCCTGTTTGGTCTGCTCCAAGAGAACGTCTACAGACTGGACATCAAGGAATCAGCCGTCCTCAGCAACCACAGT AATGCCAGGGAGGACTCTCTGGTACCTCATTCTATGGTGACCCCTCAGAAACCTGGGAACTGCATAGAAAATGCTCTCCACAAAGATGTGTTTGGAGTCATCTCTGGAACAG CCTCCCCCCACAGCTCCACTCCCAACGTGAGCTCAGTTCACCATGCAGACTCCAGAGGCTCTCTGGTCTCCACCGACTCTGGGAACAGTCTGCTGGACAAAAGCAGCGACAAGACCAACTCCCTGGAGAAG AACCAGTGTGTGTCCACTCTGGGCAGCAGTGTGCTGCGCTGTGACAAACTGGACCGGGACGAGATCAAAAACCTGCTCATTGGCTTTCTGCACATCCTCAAGAGCATGTCAGAGG AGGCACTTTTTGCATACTGGAACAAAGCAGCTCCCTTAGAACTCATGGACTTCTTCACATTGATAGA AGTGTGCCTTCATCAGTTCAGATACATGGGGAAGAGATTCATCGTCAG GAGCCATGAGGGGATGGGGCCTGTAGCTCCAGACAGGAAGTCTCTGACTCTGCCTGTGTCCCGTAACAGGGCGGGGATCCTGCACGCCCGCCTTCAGCAGCTGGGAACTCTGGAGAACGCTCACACCTTCAACAACA TGTACTCTCACACAGAGGCCGACGTGAGCAGCCAGTGTCTGCTGGAGGCCAACGTGTCCACAGAGGTGTGTCTCACTGTGCTGGACACGCTCAGCATCTTCATCATGGGATTCAAG ACTCAGCTCAATTCCGATCTGGGTCACAACCCCCTGATGAAGAAGGTGTTCCAGGTCCATCTCTGCTTCCTGCAGATCCCTCAGTCTGAGGCCGCCCTCAAACAGGTCTTCACCTCCCTCAGGACCTTCATCTACAAG TTCCCCTGCACCTTCTTTGACGGCCGGGCCGACATGTGTGCCTCTCTTTGTTACGAAATCCTTAAGTGCTGCAACTCCAAGCTGAGCTCCATCCGCAGCGACGCCGCACATCTGCTCTACTTCCTCATGAAGAGCAACTTCGACTACACGGGACGCAAGTCTTTTGTCCGGACCCACCTGCAG gtggTGATTGCTGTCAGTCAACTGATTGCTGATGTCATCGGCATCGGAGGTACCCGCTTCCAGCAGTCTCTCTCCATCATCAACAACTGTGCCAACAGCGACAAAAGCATCAAG CACACAGCGTTTCCGTCCGATGTAAAGGACCTGACGAAGCGCATCAGGACGGTGCTGATGGCCACGGAGCAGATGAAGGAGCACGAGAACGACCCGGAGATGCTAGTGGACCTGCAGTACAGCCTGGCCAAGTCCTACACCAGCACCCCCGAGCTCAGGAAGACCTGGCTGGACAGCATGGCCCGCATCCACCACAAGAACGGAGATCTTTCAGAG GCTGCCATGTGTTACGTGCATGTCGCTGCACTGGTAGCTGAGTACCTGTGGAGGAAAG GTATGTTCAGGCAGGGCTGCTCGGCGTTCCGCGTCATCACTCCCAACATCGATGAGGAGGCGGCCATGATGGAGGACGTAGGGATGCAGGATGTTCACTTTAATGAG GAGGTGCTGATGGAGCTGCTTGAGGAGTGTGCTGATGGCCTCTGGAAGGCGGAGCGCTACGAGCTCATCGCTGATGTCTACCGGCTCATCATCCCCATCTACGAGCAGCGCAGAGACTTTGAG AAACTGACCCACCTGTATGACACGCTCCACCGAGCCTACACCAAAGTGATGGAGGTGATGCATTCTGGCAAACGACTGCTGGGCACATACTTCAGAGTCGCCTTCTTCGGACAG GGCTTCTTTGAGGATGAAGATGGaaaagaatacatttacaaGGAGCCAAAGTTTACTCCGCTGTCAGAGATTTCCCAGAGGCTCCTGAAGCTCTACTCCGACAAGTTTGGTCAAGAGAACGTAAAGATCATTCAGGACTCGGGCAAG GTGAACCCTAAGGACCTAGACTCCAAGTATGCCTACATCCAGGTGACCCACGTCACGCCCCACCTAGACGACAAGGAGCTGGAGGACAGGAAGACAGACTTCGAGAAGAGTCACAACATCCGGCGCTTTGTGTTCGAGACGCCGTTCACTGTGTCGGGGAAGAAGCAGGGAGGGGTGGAGGAGCAGTGTAAACGGCGGACTGTTCTCACCA CCACCCATTGTTTCCCGTATGTGAAGAAGCGTATAGCTGTCATGTACCAGCACCAGACCGACCTGAGCCCCATCGAGGTGGCCATAGACGAGATGAGTGTGAAGGTGGCCGAGCTGCGCCTGCTGTGCTCCGCCTCTGAGGTGGACATGATCCGCCTGCAGCTCAAACTGCAGGGCAGCATCAGCGTCCAG GTCAATGCTGGTCCCCTTGCTTACGCCAGAGCCTTCCTCGACGACAGCAGTGCCAAGAAATATCCCGACAACAAGGTCAAACAGCTCAAAGAGGTGTTCAG GCAGTTTGTGGACGCCTGCGGTCAGGCGCTGGGAGTGAACGAGAGGCTGATCAAAGAGGACCAGCAGGAGTACCACGATGAGATGAAGGCCAACTACAGGGACCTGGCCAGGGAGCTGTCGAACATCATGCATGAGCAG ATAAACCCGGTGGAAGACGGCAACAGGAGCACTCTGTCCGACTCCATGGGCATCTTCAACGCCATTAGTGGCACACCAACCAGTGCCACCCCGCATGGCTCCACCACCATACTCTGA